The DNA sequence GCATCATCAAGGGTTTCGCCTAAAATTTCCATGTCGAAATAATTCTTCACCAATACAATTTGCGTATGGCCACCACTAATGGTCATTGCCAAAAAAGGAAAGTTCGGCTTTTCACGATCGACATCATCTATAAAATGGGCCAGAATATGTGCCTGCATATGATTGACCCCGATTAAGGGAACGTCAAGACCCAGCGCCAAAGATTTAGCAAAAGAAGTACCTACCAAAAGCGACCCCATAAGGCCTGGTCCACGGGTGAAAGCTATGGCCGAAAGCCGTTTTTTGTCGATATTTGCCTTGGCTAGTGCTTGATGCACTACGGGAACAATATGTTGTTGGTGTGCCCTCGATGCCAATTCAGGTACCACCCCACCATACTGCTCATGTATTTCTTGTGCGGCTACCACATTGCTGAGCACTTTGTTATTGCACAAAACAGCGGCTGAAGTGTCATCACAAGACGATTCAATGGCCAGAATATATTTTTTTTCAACGGTCATCTGTATTTGGAACAGAAATTGATCGTACAAAGATAAAACAATGCGCTATCAAAAAGCTGCGTAAAATACTTGTCAGAACAGTGCTGGTCATTCTGCTAATCGCAGTATTGGGATCATTGATATTATCACTACCGATAGTACAGACCAGACTGGCAAAGAATATTACCGATAGGATCAACACCGATTTCGGTACAAATATCAACATTGATAGGGTACAGCTTTCGCTACTTTCATTAAATGCCGGTCTTAAGGGCATCTATGTTGAAGACTATAATAAAGACACGCTTATTTACATTGAAAAACTCTCGACCTCGATATTGAATTTACGCAATATGGCCAACAATAAAATGGAGTTTGGCGATGTTGACATCAATGGTCTTTATCTCAACCTTAAGACCTATGAAGGAAAAGGTTTTACAAACCTTGATGTTTTTGTTGATAAATTAGATGATGGTAAACCCCGCGCCCCCGGCACTCCGCCTTTTTATCTTTCTTCATCTGAAGTGAACATAGCCGATAGCAGGTTTAAGTTGAGCGATGAGAATACTGAACCGGTAGAACAATTGCACTTCAAGCGACTACAGGTGCTGGCCCGTGATTTTCAGATCTTGGGGCCAGATGTTGCCACCGGTATTGAGAAGCTATCATTTTTGAGCAAACGCGATATTGCAGTAGATCATCTTGAGACCGAATTCAAATATACCAAACAACAGATGCGGTTTGATTCGCTATTGATCAAAACCCCAGAATCTTCTCTTCAGGGCGACTTGGTGTTCAATTACAATCGCGAAGACTTTAAAGATTTTCTCGATAAGGTCAGCATTGAGGGTAATTTCACGGAATCGGCAGTGGCATTCAAAGAGATCAATAAATATTTCGATGAGTTTGGCAGCGATAAAACGGCCACTTTTTCTACTCGATTTTCAGGGTTTTTAAATGATTTGAACGTAGAGGGATTGATTCTACAATCAGATAATACGGGCATTCGTGGTGATTTCAAATTTCGTAACATGTTCAATAAACAGGCACCTTTTGTGATGGATGCCACTATGGAAGATGTTACGTCGAGCTATTATGAATTGCGTAGCCTTTTGCCCAATATCATAGGAAAGAGCATTCCCTCGTCTTTTCAAAAGTTCGGACAGTTCACCGTAAGGGGTGAAGCAGAGATCAGCGAAACCTCGGTCGATGCGCAGATCAACCTGCACACGGCCATAGGAAGCACCTACACCAATCTACAAATGACCAATATCAACAATATTGATAATGCTTCATATCTAGGGTTTATATCACTAATGGATTTTGATTTGGGTGAATTCATCGATGATCCAAATTTTGGCAAGACCACCCTTGATGTCAATGTTGAGGGCAAGGGCTTTATTGCCGAATATCTAAATACAGAGGCCATCGGTGAAATCTATTCCCTTGAATTTAACGGTTATGAGTACAATAACATAAATGTTTCGGGGGTACTGAAAGATCAATTGTTTGATGGGTCTTTGCTGGTCAACGATGATAATTTCAGATTCGATTTCAAAGGTCTGGCAGACTTCAGTGAAGAGCGTACCGGATTCAATTTCATTGCAGATGTAGATTATTTGGATCTTAGGGCCTTGAACTTCATTGATGATAGCATCTCTATTTTCAAGGGAAATGTCAATATGGACATTACCGGGAACGACCTTGATAATGTCAGCGGGGATATCCGTTTTTCAAATACTACCTATCAAAATAAGAATGACACCTACTTTTTTGAGGATTTTGCAGTGTCTTCGACCTTTGAGGGAGATTCCATTAGAAATATCCAGATCATTTCACCCGATATCATTACAGGGTATGTAAAGGGAAATTTCAAAGTGCGCGAAATGGATAAGTTATTGCAGAATTCCATAGGCAGTATTTATACCAACTATAGGCCACATGAAGTTTCGAGTGGGCAAAAAGTTTCATTCAACTTGAAGATTTACAACAAGATCGTCGATGTATTTTTCCCTGAGGTGAAATTTGGCCCTGACACGTACATCAGGGGAAATATAATTGCAGATGAGGGTGATTTCAAACTGACTTTCAAATCACCCAATATCGAAGCCTTTCAGAATGAGCTCAAAGATATTGAGCTTAAGATCGATAACAAAAACCCTCTTTTCAATACCTTTCTCTCGGTTGATGAAATGTCAACGGTCTATTACGATGTCAAAGATTTCAATTTGATCAATACCACCTTGAAAGACACCCTTTTCTTTAGAACTGAATTTAAGGGAGGTAGCGAATATAATGATAGCTATAGACTAAATTTTTACCATACGTTCAATGAAAAAAATAAGTCTGTGGTCGGTCTAAAACGTTCTGAGGTGAGCTTCAAAGACAACACCTGGGTGTTGAACAAAGAGAGCAATGACAAGAACAAGGTGATCTTCAACAAAACCTTTGATAGCATCAGAATAGAAGAGGTGGTCATGAACAATGACAATAGGGAGCAGATTCGGTTAAGGGGCGAGCTGGCCGATTCGACGTATAAAGACCTAGAGCTGCAATTCAAGATCGTGTCGTTGCGCAAGATATCCCCGGCGATCGATAGCCTTCGGCTTGACGGCGAGGTAAACGGATCTTTGAATATTCTGCAAAAAGATAGCAAGTACCTTCCGACGACGAACATGTCTATCGGTAATTTCAGTGTCAACGATATCCCCTTGGGTGATTTGGAGATAGGCATTTTTGGAAACAATGACCTTACCGAATTTGGGGTCAACACATGGTTGTCTGACAAAGGCAAAGAGAAGTTGAGTTTAAATGGTAACGTTTTCAACAAGAACAAAAAGGTCTTACTTGACCTGAACGCCACATTCAATAATTTTGACCTACTGCCCTTTAGTCCATTGGGTGAAGATGTGATTTCGAATATCAGGGGACTCGTCAACGGCAGTGCTGCGATTACGGGCGATGCTTCGAATCCTAAAATTGATGGCGAGCTTACTTTAAACGATGCAGGGCTTGGCATACCGTACTTGAATGTCGATTATGATTTTTCACCACTCTCAAAGGTTAGGTTGTTCGACCAAACCTTTTATTTTGAAAATATCGGCTTGACCGATGTGGTCGAGGGCACGAAAGCAAGTTTAGACGGTACTATAAGCCATGAAGGGTTCGATGATTGGCAATTGGACTTGGATTTGGATACCAACAATGGTCGCTTTTTGGTGCTGAACACCGATTTCGATGAAGAGGCACTTTACTATGGCACAGGTTTTATAAGCGGTACGGGGAGTATTTATGGTCCGACCAATGCCCTTAACATTACGATGGACGCGACCACGGCAAGCGGCACCTCACTAAAAATACCTTTGAGTGATGTGACCAGTGTCGGCGATTATTCCTTCATTAATTTTATCGACAAGAATGCAGAAAAGACCATTGAGGCCGAAAGGGTACTTGACGAATACCAGGGCTTGGAAATGGCCTTTGATTTGGTGGTCACTCCAGATGCCGAGGTCGAGATTGTTGTCGATCGCAGTACGGGCAGCTCATTGAGGGGTACGGGCGAAGGTATTCTCTTGATCGAGATCAATACCAACGGCAAGTTCAATATGTATGGCGATTTTGTTGTCGTTACGGGAGAATACAATTTCAAATATGGAGGGGTGATCGATAAAACGTTCAATGTTAGGCCTGGTGGCACCATTTTGTGGGAGCGTGACCCTTTGGCGGCGCTGTTAGATATGGAAGCGGTATATGCCCTCAGTGCCAA is a window from the Muricauda sp. SCSIO 65647 genome containing:
- a CDS encoding translocation/assembly module TamB domain-containing protein — translated: MLVILLIAVLGSLILSLPIVQTRLAKNITDRINTDFGTNINIDRVQLSLLSLNAGLKGIYVEDYNKDTLIYIEKLSTSILNLRNMANNKMEFGDVDINGLYLNLKTYEGKGFTNLDVFVDKLDDGKPRAPGTPPFYLSSSEVNIADSRFKLSDENTEPVEQLHFKRLQVLARDFQILGPDVATGIEKLSFLSKRDIAVDHLETEFKYTKQQMRFDSLLIKTPESSLQGDLVFNYNREDFKDFLDKVSIEGNFTESAVAFKEINKYFDEFGSDKTATFSTRFSGFLNDLNVEGLILQSDNTGIRGDFKFRNMFNKQAPFVMDATMEDVTSSYYELRSLLPNIIGKSIPSSFQKFGQFTVRGEAEISETSVDAQINLHTAIGSTYTNLQMTNINNIDNASYLGFISLMDFDLGEFIDDPNFGKTTLDVNVEGKGFIAEYLNTEAIGEIYSLEFNGYEYNNINVSGVLKDQLFDGSLLVNDDNFRFDFKGLADFSEERTGFNFIADVDYLDLRALNFIDDSISIFKGNVNMDITGNDLDNVSGDIRFSNTTYQNKNDTYFFEDFAVSSTFEGDSIRNIQIISPDIITGYVKGNFKVREMDKLLQNSIGSIYTNYRPHEVSSGQKVSFNLKIYNKIVDVFFPEVKFGPDTYIRGNIIADEGDFKLTFKSPNIEAFQNELKDIELKIDNKNPLFNTFLSVDEMSTVYYDVKDFNLINTTLKDTLFFRTEFKGGSEYNDSYRLNFYHTFNEKNKSVVGLKRSEVSFKDNTWVLNKESNDKNKVIFNKTFDSIRIEEVVMNNDNREQIRLRGELADSTYKDLELQFKIVSLRKISPAIDSLRLDGEVNGSLNILQKDSKYLPTTNMSIGNFSVNDIPLGDLEIGIFGNNDLTEFGVNTWLSDKGKEKLSLNGNVFNKNKKVLLDLNATFNNFDLLPFSPLGEDVISNIRGLVNGSAAITGDASNPKIDGELTLNDAGLGIPYLNVDYDFSPLSKVRLFDQTFYFENIGLTDVVEGTKASLDGTISHEGFDDWQLDLDLDTNNGRFLVLNTDFDEEALYYGTGFISGTGSIYGPTNALNITMDATTASGTSLKIPLSDVTSVGDYSFINFIDKNAEKTIEAERVLDEYQGLEMAFDLVVTPDAEVEIVVDRSTGSSLRGTGEGILLIEINTNGKFNMYGDFVVVTGEYNFKYGGVIDKTFNVRPGGTILWERDPLAALLDMEAVYALSANPGPLLDNTGYRGRIPTEVVVRLRGELESPSIDFDIEFPGTSSVVLSQLEYRLQDPTVEERNAFFLLAQGTFVNEQTGLNQQAVTGNLIQTASGLLNQILGGNNDKFNFGLSYEQGLLDTETDFRAEDRIGVTVSTQISDRILVNGRVGVPVGGVSETVVAGDVEVQVILNEEGTLSAKIFNRENQVQQFFAERQGYTQGVGLSYQVDFNSFRDLLRKVFQKKEKAKEGQPPESIPSNVMGKDSLIRFYTKTNSPK